One segment of Paenibacillus rhizovicinus DNA contains the following:
- a CDS encoding glycoside hydrolase family 172 protein gives MMNNISKIQPGIKTKRISSYDRTGGNADFIKIAAGETADLAVIAGAGIIKHIWITVSTPDNFIRRNAVIRMYWDGEQSPSVESPLGDFFGQGWGEEYNFASLPLAAAPAKGKAFNSYFPMPFGNGARITIENQSGEPINSFYYYIDFEEHPEIPASEGRFHAWWNREVTGVHPDEGETEWSVIAPQSANPSTEHNYVFADIVGSGQFVGINYYVDSPGPMWYGEGDDMWLIDGEDWPGSLHGTGTEDFFNSSWCPNEVYAHPYFGYAKVPAKLGWMGRTHCYRFFLEDPIRFEKSLHASIEHGHDNALTLDLSTVSYWYQSEPHKPFPALPPKEERGNMPEIGITDVHKWRHEWRKSKGGSPTLWGNE, from the coding sequence ATGATGAACAACATCAGCAAGATCCAGCCCGGCATTAAAACGAAGCGCATTTCGAGTTACGACCGAACCGGCGGCAACGCGGACTTCATTAAAATCGCCGCGGGAGAGACGGCCGATCTGGCTGTTATCGCCGGAGCCGGCATTATCAAGCACATATGGATCACGGTCAGCACGCCTGACAATTTCATTCGCCGGAACGCCGTTATTCGCATGTACTGGGACGGAGAACAGTCGCCGAGCGTCGAATCCCCGCTGGGCGATTTCTTCGGTCAAGGCTGGGGCGAAGAGTATAACTTCGCATCGTTGCCGCTCGCGGCCGCGCCTGCGAAAGGAAAAGCGTTCAACAGCTACTTCCCGATGCCGTTCGGCAACGGTGCCCGAATCACGATCGAGAACCAGTCCGGCGAGCCGATTAACAGCTTCTATTACTATATTGATTTCGAGGAGCACCCGGAGATCCCTGCCTCGGAAGGCCGATTCCACGCGTGGTGGAACCGCGAAGTGACCGGCGTTCACCCGGACGAAGGCGAGACAGAGTGGAGCGTGATCGCGCCGCAGTCCGCCAATCCTTCAACGGAGCATAACTATGTATTCGCGGATATCGTCGGCAGCGGGCAGTTTGTCGGCATCAATTACTATGTCGACAGCCCGGGCCCGATGTGGTACGGAGAAGGCGACGACATGTGGCTGATCGACGGCGAAGATTGGCCGGGTTCCTTGCACGGCACGGGGACGGAGGACTTCTTCAACAGCTCCTGGTGTCCGAACGAAGTGTACGCGCATCCGTACTTCGGCTACGCCAAAGTGCCGGCAAAGCTCGGCTGGATGGGACGTACCCACTGCTACCGGTTCTTCCTGGAAGACCCGATCCGGTTCGAGAAATCGCTGCATGCCAGCATCGAACACGGTCATGACAACGCCTTGACGCTCGATCTGTCGACCGTGTCGTATTGGTACCAAAGCGAGCCGCACAAGCCGTTCCCGGCGCTTCCGCCGAAAGAAGAACGGGGCAACATGCCGGAGATCGGCATCACGGATGTCCATAAATGGCGGCATGAATGGCGTAAATCGAAAGGCGGCTCGCCAACATTGTGGGGCAATGAATAG
- a CDS encoding AraC family transcriptional regulator codes for MLEQLATLSPYIRVAMESTHPATWELPEREIWDYEILYLQEGRLLVTVEDIAYNGIPGDIFVFKPGQRHSIHVLDDRPVSQPHVHFDLHERPDSQELAVSFRKSSQMTPLQRGWFRPNLLSDGPLAIPNHIRLRHPKRFETMLIELIEEFQLKLALYEVSCKGLLLSLLAYLIRHSDPSMALPEGNIQAVRRHLHAKWNSEVTLEELSGMFNISKYYLVRTFKKHYETTPIQYHRQIRIDKAKQLLRYTTISIQHISDQLGFGSIHAFSRAFKMAEGMPPIAYRTASLSLPVQEGR; via the coding sequence GTGCTGGAACAATTGGCAACCCTCAGCCCTTATATACGCGTCGCGATGGAAAGCACGCATCCGGCAACCTGGGAGCTGCCGGAGCGGGAGATATGGGATTACGAGATTTTGTATTTGCAGGAAGGCCGTTTGCTCGTGACCGTAGAAGACATTGCGTACAATGGCATACCGGGGGATATCTTCGTCTTCAAGCCGGGACAGCGGCATTCCATTCACGTGCTGGACGATCGGCCCGTGAGCCAGCCGCACGTGCATTTCGATCTTCATGAGCGGCCCGACAGCCAGGAGCTGGCCGTCTCGTTTCGGAAGTCCAGCCAAATGACGCCATTGCAGCGGGGCTGGTTCCGGCCGAACCTGCTGTCGGACGGTCCGCTCGCGATTCCGAATCATATCCGGCTGCGCCACCCGAAGCGCTTCGAGACGATGCTGATCGAGCTGATCGAGGAATTCCAATTGAAACTCGCATTATATGAAGTTTCTTGCAAAGGCTTGCTGCTCTCGCTGCTGGCGTACCTGATCCGGCATAGCGATCCGAGCATGGCGTTGCCCGAAGGGAACATACAAGCCGTCCGCCGGCACCTTCACGCCAAATGGAACAGCGAAGTGACGCTGGAGGAGCTGTCCGGGATGTTCAATATCAGCAAATATTATTTGGTGCGGACGTTCAAGAAGCATTATGAGACAACGCCGATCCAATACCATCGCCAAATCCGTATCGACAAGGCGAAGCAGCTGCTCCGCTACACCACGATTTCCATCCAGCATATTTCGGACCAGCTCGGATTCGGCAGCATTCACGCATTCAGCCGCGCATTCAAGATGGCCGAAGGAATGCCTCCGATCGCTTACAGAACGGCAAGCCTGTCCCTGCCTGTTCAAGAGGGACGCTGA
- a CDS encoding extracellular solute-binding protein — translation MHRKRMTAITAAGVLALSVALTACGSNNGENENAPAANADKNKAQNTTGNSGSANTPAAVADGPLVKYDPPIEVSTVRKFNSGLKFLPGESWDNNIYTNELKSDLGIQMKNDWIVDDQQYPKKLNVSMVAGDLPDIFEVNLQQLQLLIEADQIADLTDVFDKYATDLSKKAIENGDGIARKAASVNGRLMAIPNGGGGRDDAQFIYVRADWLKKLNLQPPKTMDDVINIAKAFANDDPDGNGKKDTFGLSLDYNLFNGWSGLDGFFNGYHAYPFNPGGPNSTGLNLVFMDKGGQLDYADIQPEVKTALGKLQDLFKAGAINPEFGVDSGEKSAALATAGKVGMTYGAFWVPTWPINEMIAKDPKVDWEIYPLVSADDQPVKALSNNIVPASFTVVSKKSKHPEAAVKILNFYMEKNYGESRDEKYHSQKNGDETIGVFGLSPVSGGFSETNQDDYYSVQEALTAKDPSKLNPTAKAYYDSVTSYRAGDVKGWPMEKLFGGDNTSTYGILGQYKKNNAFMTNAFLGAPTETMVRNGPALRDLEVKTFTKIIMGEQPLDSFDQFVADWKKQGGDQIIQEVNDWYKEHK, via the coding sequence ATGCATCGTAAACGAATGACCGCTATCACTGCGGCAGGGGTACTTGCATTATCCGTCGCGCTGACTGCATGCGGCAGCAACAACGGGGAGAATGAGAATGCGCCGGCGGCGAATGCCGATAAAAATAAGGCGCAGAACACGACAGGGAATTCTGGATCGGCGAATACGCCGGCTGCCGTCGCCGACGGTCCGCTCGTGAAATACGATCCGCCGATCGAAGTGTCCACGGTTCGCAAATTCAACAGCGGTCTCAAGTTCCTTCCTGGCGAAAGCTGGGACAACAACATTTACACCAACGAGCTGAAGAGCGATCTCGGCATTCAGATGAAGAACGACTGGATCGTCGATGACCAGCAATATCCGAAGAAACTGAATGTCTCGATGGTAGCAGGCGATCTGCCGGACATCTTCGAAGTCAATCTGCAGCAGCTGCAATTGCTCATCGAAGCTGACCAAATCGCCGATCTGACGGACGTCTTCGATAAGTACGCGACCGATCTGTCCAAGAAAGCGATCGAGAACGGAGACGGCATCGCTCGTAAAGCAGCTTCCGTCAATGGCCGTCTGATGGCGATTCCGAACGGAGGCGGCGGACGCGACGACGCGCAATTCATCTACGTTCGCGCGGATTGGCTGAAAAAGCTGAACTTGCAGCCGCCAAAAACGATGGACGATGTCATCAACATCGCCAAAGCGTTCGCAAACGACGATCCCGACGGCAACGGCAAGAAGGATACCTTCGGCCTGAGCCTTGACTATAACTTGTTTAACGGCTGGTCCGGCCTGGACGGCTTCTTCAATGGCTATCATGCGTATCCGTTCAATCCGGGCGGCCCGAACTCGACCGGTCTCAATCTGGTGTTCATGGATAAAGGCGGCCAGCTCGATTACGCCGATATTCAGCCAGAAGTGAAGACGGCGCTCGGCAAGCTGCAAGACCTGTTCAAAGCAGGCGCAATCAACCCTGAATTTGGCGTGGACAGCGGCGAGAAGAGCGCGGCGTTGGCAACGGCCGGCAAAGTCGGCATGACGTACGGCGCATTCTGGGTACCGACTTGGCCGATTAACGAAATGATCGCTAAGGATCCGAAAGTGGATTGGGAGATTTATCCGCTCGTATCGGCTGACGACCAGCCGGTGAAGGCGCTCAGCAACAACATCGTGCCTGCATCGTTCACCGTCGTAAGCAAGAAATCCAAGCATCCGGAAGCGGCGGTCAAAATCCTCAACTTCTATATGGAGAAAAACTACGGCGAGTCCCGCGACGAGAAATACCACAGCCAGAAAAACGGCGACGAAACGATCGGCGTGTTCGGTCTGTCTCCTGTATCCGGCGGGTTCTCGGAAACGAACCAGGACGATTACTACTCTGTTCAAGAAGCGCTTACGGCGAAGGATCCTTCGAAGCTGAATCCGACGGCCAAAGCGTATTACGACAGCGTCACTTCGTATCGCGCGGGAGATGTGAAAGGCTGGCCGATGGAGAAACTGTTCGGCGGCGACAATACGTCCACGTACGGGATCCTCGGTCAATATAAGAAGAACAATGCTTTCATGACCAACGCGTTCCTAGGCGCGCCGACGGAAACGATGGTTCGCAACGGCCCTGCGCTGCGCGACTTGGAAGTGAAGACGTTTACGAAAATCATCATGGGCGAGCAGCCGCTCGACTCGTTCGACCAATTCGTGGCGGATTGGAAGAAGCAAGGCGGCGACCAAATCATTCAAGAAGTCAACGACTGGTATAAAGAACACAAGTAA
- a CDS encoding TrkH family potassium uptake protein has product MIKKILKILSPAQLISGAYFIVIMLTALLLMLPVSLKEGVSLSPLDALFTSVSAISVTGLTTVSTGETFSVFGVAVLLFAFQFGAVGMMTIGSFYWMLVGKHIGLLERKLIMIDQNQNKLSGLVELMRIVLILTLVIELIGTLLFTAFIYASGYTDSLAKAAYYGLFHAISAFTNAGFDLFGDSLVRYSDNASVQILTMLLIVLGAVGFPVLVECWHFVRSWKTKGSRFRFSLFTKLTLVTHAVLIIGGALIVWLTEAGHSFDGKPPGSQLLNALFLSVTSRSAGLTTIDVSTLHQATLLLLSGLMFIGASPSSVGGGVRTTTVAVIVLTIVMFFKGETQPRAFRRSLAQDDVLKSFVFFTLSVLLVLAGVFALLLSEAHKYDLSAVLFEVTSAFGTCGMSTGITPSLQSTGKVTLILLMFFGRIGMFLFISLFKPNKNLPNLKYPEEKLIIG; this is encoded by the coding sequence ATGATAAAAAAGATATTGAAGATTCTCTCTCCGGCGCAGCTGATTTCAGGCGCTTATTTTATCGTGATCATGCTTACCGCGCTGCTGCTCATGCTTCCCGTAAGCTTGAAAGAAGGCGTGTCGCTCTCGCCGCTGGATGCCTTGTTCACCTCGGTGAGCGCCATCAGCGTGACGGGGCTGACGACCGTAAGTACCGGCGAGACGTTCAGCGTCTTCGGAGTAGCCGTGCTGCTCTTCGCGTTCCAGTTCGGAGCGGTCGGGATGATGACGATCGGCAGCTTCTATTGGATGCTGGTGGGCAAGCATATCGGTTTACTGGAACGGAAGCTGATCATGATCGATCAGAATCAGAACAAGCTGTCGGGCCTCGTCGAGCTGATGCGCATCGTCTTGATCCTGACGCTCGTTATCGAGCTGATCGGCACGTTGTTATTCACCGCCTTCATCTATGCGTCGGGTTATACGGACTCGCTTGCCAAAGCGGCGTATTACGGACTCTTTCATGCGATATCCGCATTTACGAACGCCGGCTTCGACCTGTTCGGCGATTCATTGGTCCGCTATTCGGACAATGCCTCCGTTCAAATTCTTACCATGCTGTTAATCGTACTGGGGGCGGTCGGCTTCCCCGTGCTCGTGGAATGCTGGCATTTCGTGCGCAGCTGGAAGACGAAGGGCAGCCGGTTCCGGTTTTCCTTGTTCACGAAGCTCACGCTCGTTACCCATGCCGTGTTGATTATCGGCGGAGCGCTGATCGTCTGGCTGACGGAAGCGGGACATTCGTTCGACGGGAAGCCCCCGGGCAGCCAGCTGCTGAACGCGCTGTTCTTGTCCGTGACCTCGCGCAGCGCCGGGCTTACGACGATCGACGTGTCCACTTTGCATCAGGCTACGCTGCTGCTCCTATCCGGTCTGATGTTTATCGGCGCGAGTCCGTCCAGCGTCGGCGGCGGCGTTCGAACGACGACGGTGGCGGTAATCGTCCTGACCATCGTCATGTTCTTCAAAGGGGAGACGCAGCCTCGCGCATTCCGCCGTTCGCTCGCGCAAGACGATGTGCTCAAGAGCTTCGTTTTCTTCACGCTCTCCGTGCTGCTCGTGCTGGCCGGCGTCTTCGCGCTGCTGCTGTCCGAAGCGCATAAATACGATCTGTCGGCGGTACTCTTCGAAGTGACCTCGGCATTCGGCACCTGCGGGATGTCGACGGGCATCACGCCTTCGCTGCAATCGACGGGCAAGGTGACGTTGATCCTGCTCATGTTCTTCGGCCGGATCGGTATGTTTCTGTTTATTTCATTATTCAAACCGAATAAAAATTTACCTAATCTCAAGTATCCGGAAGAGAAGCTGATCATCGGCTAG
- a CDS encoding ABC transporter permease, translated as MLRRWWANDLPLHIMVWVGLVFVLIFAYGPMVGLVIAFQKFVPTKGLFGSDWVGLDNFHYILSLPDTRQVIYNTVFISIMKLAAGLVAPLLTALLLNEIRLKAFKRTVQTIVYLPHFLSWVILSGILLDVLSPNFGLLNDFIAWLGFDRVFFLGNDHWFPFVLVGTDVWKEFGFGTIVYLAALTGINPALYEAAVIDGAGRWKQTINVTLPGIVPIVVLLMTLSLGNILNAGFDQVFNLYSPSVYSSGDILDTYVYRLGLVNFDFGVATAVGLFKSAVSLVLISGSYMMAYRFANYRIF; from the coding sequence ATGCTGCGCAGATGGTGGGCGAATGACCTTCCGCTTCATATCATGGTTTGGGTAGGGCTTGTATTTGTTTTGATCTTCGCCTACGGTCCGATGGTAGGCCTCGTGATCGCCTTTCAGAAATTCGTTCCGACGAAGGGACTATTCGGTTCCGACTGGGTAGGGCTCGATAATTTCCACTATATCTTGAGTTTGCCGGATACGCGTCAAGTCATCTACAATACGGTGTTTATTTCCATTATGAAACTGGCAGCGGGCTTGGTTGCGCCGCTATTAACGGCACTGCTGTTGAATGAAATCAGACTCAAAGCATTCAAAAGAACCGTACAGACCATCGTTTACTTGCCGCATTTCCTTTCTTGGGTTATCTTGTCCGGTATTCTTCTCGACGTCTTATCGCCGAACTTCGGCTTGTTGAACGATTTCATTGCATGGCTCGGATTCGATCGGGTTTTCTTTCTCGGCAATGATCATTGGTTTCCATTCGTTCTAGTAGGGACGGATGTCTGGAAGGAATTCGGTTTCGGCACGATCGTTTATTTGGCAGCTTTGACCGGAATCAACCCCGCGCTTTATGAGGCAGCGGTCATCGACGGTGCAGGACGTTGGAAGCAGACGATTAACGTTACGCTTCCGGGCATCGTGCCGATTGTCGTTCTGCTCATGACGCTCAGCCTAGGCAATATATTGAATGCCGGATTCGATCAGGTATTCAATCTCTATAGCCCCTCCGTTTATTCGTCGGGCGATATTCTCGATACGTATGTATACAGGCTCGGTCTTGTTAACTTCGATTTCGGGGTAGCGACGGCGGTCGGACTGTTCAAGTCAGCCGTATCCCTCGTGCTCATATCGGGGTCCTATATGATGGCTTACCGTTTCGCCAACTATCGTATTTTCTAA
- a CDS encoding response regulator, which produces MYRLLIVDDEPIIVEGLFDKFLQLTERPFEVCKAYNGEEALGIARRARVDLLLTDLKMPGMDGLQLQQEVQQLWPKCKTVFLTGHNDFQSIQSSMRGGAFDYVLKMEMDYKIIEAVTRAADAIAEENSHERMLSEARHRWTQALPILCKEYVLELVEGERSSPHTRAARFSDLKLPLDAQARVHLGIGRVDEWPDDIRPGDKSLLLYGVHNVIEEHFAEGCRIVFVTYGNDRFLWLLQLEPGLDHETALQRQSRILGIVESAQTACRTYLKLPCSFVAGCEPCDWEELPRKFGQLDFLLTRGLGLGREILLSDASPSPSATNDTAARLQEREITQLMQALERKDGIDFHRRLAAVSSAIGETEAIQSGMALTLFYSLSSSFLQLMNRSGLLESLPERIDMNKLLGAQEHAAWGDAAKFFGELADLVIEKVEAESGRESNEVVERVQHFVRENIGGDLSLAKLSEVVFLTPFYLSRLYKQQTGRSLTDYITEIKLSMAKDMLVGTNSKIYEVGIHLGFHSSPYFNHFFKKQTNMTPQEYRDTWTPRPAKHD; this is translated from the coding sequence ATGTACAGACTGCTGATCGTCGACGACGAACCGATCATCGTGGAAGGCTTGTTCGATAAATTCCTGCAGTTGACGGAGCGGCCGTTCGAAGTCTGCAAGGCTTATAACGGGGAAGAGGCGCTGGGAATCGCCCGCCGGGCTCGCGTTGATTTGCTGTTAACCGATTTGAAAATGCCGGGGATGGACGGACTTCAGCTGCAACAAGAGGTTCAACAGCTGTGGCCGAAATGCAAGACGGTGTTCTTGACCGGCCATAATGATTTCCAATCGATCCAGTCTTCGATGCGCGGCGGTGCATTCGACTATGTGCTCAAGATGGAGATGGACTACAAAATCATCGAAGCCGTCACGCGCGCCGCGGACGCGATCGCCGAGGAGAATTCGCATGAGCGGATGCTGAGCGAAGCGCGTCATCGCTGGACGCAAGCACTGCCGATCCTGTGCAAAGAGTACGTGCTTGAGCTGGTGGAAGGGGAGCGGTCCTCCCCGCATACCCGGGCTGCCAGGTTTTCCGATTTGAAGCTGCCGCTGGACGCGCAGGCCCGCGTTCATCTGGGAATCGGACGCGTGGACGAATGGCCGGATGATATACGGCCTGGCGACAAGTCACTGTTGTTGTACGGCGTCCATAACGTCATCGAGGAACATTTTGCGGAAGGCTGCCGCATCGTATTCGTAACTTACGGCAATGACCGGTTTCTGTGGCTGCTGCAGCTGGAGCCGGGCTTGGACCATGAAACCGCGCTGCAGCGCCAGTCTCGCATACTGGGTATCGTCGAATCCGCTCAGACGGCGTGCCGCACGTACTTGAAGCTGCCCTGCTCGTTCGTTGCGGGCTGCGAGCCATGCGACTGGGAAGAGCTGCCGCGTAAGTTCGGCCAGCTCGATTTCTTATTGACGCGGGGACTCGGATTGGGACGCGAGATTTTGCTGTCCGATGCCAGTCCTTCGCCTTCCGCTACGAACGATACGGCAGCGAGGCTGCAAGAGCGGGAGATCACCCAGCTCATGCAGGCGCTCGAACGGAAAGACGGCATCGACTTTCATCGCCGTCTGGCGGCGGTCTCATCCGCCATCGGCGAGACGGAAGCGATTCAATCCGGCATGGCGTTGACGTTATTCTATTCGTTATCCTCGTCGTTCCTGCAGCTGATGAACCGAAGCGGGCTTCTGGAATCGTTGCCGGAGCGCATCGATATGAACAAGCTGCTCGGCGCGCAGGAGCATGCGGCCTGGGGGGATGCGGCGAAGTTCTTCGGCGAGCTGGCGGATTTGGTCATCGAGAAGGTAGAGGCGGAGAGCGGCCGAGAATCCAATGAAGTCGTGGAGCGCGTGCAGCATTTTGTCCGTGAGAATATCGGCGGCGACTTGTCGCTAGCCAAACTGTCCGAGGTCGTCTTCCTGACGCCGTTCTACTTATCCCGGCTGTACAAACAGCAGACGGGCAGGAGTTTGACGGATTACATTACGGAGATCAAGCTGAGCATGGCGAAGGACATGCTTGTCGGCACGAACAGCAAGATCTATGAAGTAGGCATTCATCTCGGTTTTCATTCATCGCCGTATTTCAACCATTTCTTCAAGAAGCAGACGAACATGACGCCTCAAGAATACCGCGACACTTGGACTCCGCGGCCGGCCAAGCACGATTAA
- a CDS encoding sensor histidine kinase, producing the protein MNKRVSGIFPKLVIAFLAVIIPLFMLGLKMNRMGEDSVRSEWNNSMNSRTVFYLNTVELEFRHILDMLSENINDPDLSHLSVLSGIMSTYEWSETVKRVQEKLRLIGDSSLYAQNASVHLLTLGRTINDSIGVLDNIDPSYQAVRPKAGMDNPSMVTWNDRIFIRQVFPNGSIDPSYVLAVEINRSELKDMLDNMANYGGAGAALIDRSGLWSVTDGQSSGVENGGGSVTAQLRAFLKQKAHSASAAGGLNSPMKLNGIDMQTTCQYSSSLNAYLCLYIPQDQIFGKINSYRMLFWLLSAASILIVLLYSRWIYRAIHRPLREMIYSFRRVEDGWLEPVPITKGKDEFRYLYLHFNRMVDHLKTLIHDNYEQKLRAKQAQIKQLQSQINPHFLYNTYFILYRLSEFGDLESIGRFSRYLGEYFEFITRHKEDTIPLELELRHTLTYLEIQNMRFFNRFDIEIETLSDDCKSIFVPKLVLQPIVENAFKYGLEPRVSGGVLRMAFHRTANRMVIDVEDNGEQLTDAQLETLSGKLRQTWAEDESTGMINVHRRLRLLCGEESGITVSRGEGGGLKVSLNIQLEEKEEDMTDDNTTDNLA; encoded by the coding sequence TTGAACAAGCGAGTCAGCGGAATATTTCCTAAATTGGTCATCGCCTTCTTGGCGGTGATCATTCCTTTGTTTATGCTGGGTTTGAAAATGAACCGTATGGGCGAGGACAGCGTGCGCAGCGAATGGAACAATTCGATGAATTCGCGTACGGTGTTCTATCTAAATACAGTGGAACTGGAATTTCGCCATATCCTCGACATGCTGTCCGAAAACATCAACGACCCGGACTTATCGCATCTGAGCGTGCTTTCCGGCATCATGTCGACATACGAATGGTCGGAAACGGTCAAACGCGTGCAGGAAAAGCTGCGGTTGATCGGGGATTCCAGCCTTTATGCGCAGAACGCCAGCGTTCATCTGCTGACGCTCGGGCGAACGATTAACGATTCCATCGGCGTGCTCGACAACATTGACCCGTCGTATCAAGCCGTTAGGCCGAAGGCAGGCATGGACAATCCCTCCATGGTGACGTGGAACGATCGGATCTTCATCCGGCAGGTGTTCCCGAACGGATCCATCGATCCGTCCTATGTGCTTGCCGTCGAGATTAACCGCAGCGAGTTGAAGGATATGCTCGATAACATGGCGAATTATGGCGGAGCCGGTGCGGCACTCATCGATCGGTCAGGGCTGTGGTCCGTGACGGACGGCCAATCCAGCGGCGTGGAGAACGGCGGGGGCAGCGTCACCGCGCAGCTGCGGGCATTCCTGAAGCAGAAAGCACATTCCGCTTCGGCAGCGGGCGGGTTGAACAGTCCGATGAAGCTGAACGGGATCGACATGCAGACGACTTGCCAATATTCGTCGTCGCTCAACGCTTATCTCTGTCTGTACATTCCCCAGGACCAAATTTTCGGTAAAATAAATTCGTACCGCATGCTATTCTGGCTGTTGTCGGCGGCGTCGATTCTGATCGTCCTGCTCTACTCCCGCTGGATCTACCGAGCCATTCACAGGCCGCTTCGCGAAATGATCTATTCCTTCCGCCGCGTCGAGGATGGCTGGCTGGAGCCGGTTCCGATCACGAAGGGCAAGGACGAGTTCCGCTATCTGTATTTGCATTTCAATCGCATGGTGGATCATCTGAAGACGCTGATCCACGATAATTACGAACAGAAGCTGCGCGCGAAGCAGGCGCAGATCAAGCAGCTGCAGTCGCAGATCAATCCTCATTTTCTGTACAATACGTATTTCATTCTCTACAGGCTGTCGGAGTTCGGCGATTTGGAAAGCATCGGGCGGTTCAGCCGCTACCTGGGCGAGTATTTCGAATTCATTACCCGCCACAAGGAAGATACGATTCCGCTGGAGCTGGAGCTTCGCCACACGCTGACCTACTTGGAAATTCAGAACATGCGGTTCTTCAATCGCTTCGACATCGAGATCGAGACGTTGTCCGATGATTGCAAATCGATTTTCGTGCCGAAGCTGGTCCTGCAGCCGATCGTAGAGAACGCATTTAAGTATGGGCTCGAACCGCGCGTCTCCGGCGGGGTTCTGCGTATGGCTTTCCATCGGACTGCGAATCGCATGGTGATCGACGTGGAGGATAACGGCGAACAGCTGACGGATGCCCAGCTCGAGACGCTCTCGGGCAAGCTGAGACAAACATGGGCGGAAGACGAGAGCACGGGGATGATCAACGTACACCGTCGACTGCGTCTGCTATGCGGCGAAGAGAGCGGAATCACGGTCTCGAGGGGAGAGGGAGGCGGACTTAAGGTCTCGCTCAATATTCAGCTCGAGGAGAAAGAGGAAGACATGACGGACGATAATACGACGGACAATTTGGCTTAA
- a CDS encoding carbohydrate ABC transporter permease, whose protein sequence is MVEYNSVSRKLFIFVNYTALAVLALLCLLPIINVLAVSFSDSYYVSANLVKLWPKGFTLKSYHFVAETPEFLRSVWVALERLVLGSVVNMLLTIIVAYPLSKESSQFRFRTGYVWIFVFTILFSGGLVPTYIIVKDMHLLDSIWSLVLPGAVPVFNLILLLNFFRSLPKEMTEAAHIDGATHWQVLWSIVVPLSKPALATIGLFTMVGHWNEWFNGLIYMNRPEHYPLASYLQTVIVQRDIALTTDPIMLQQLAGLNNRSVKAAQIFLGSLPIFLVYPFLQRFFMSGIVLGSVKE, encoded by the coding sequence ATGGTTGAATATAACAGCGTGAGCCGTAAGCTGTTTATCTTCGTCAATTATACGGCGCTGGCCGTGCTTGCATTGCTATGCCTGCTGCCGATCATCAATGTCTTGGCCGTCTCGTTCAGCGATTCGTACTATGTATCGGCGAACCTGGTCAAGCTGTGGCCGAAAGGCTTCACGCTGAAATCCTATCATTTCGTGGCGGAGACGCCGGAGTTTCTGCGATCGGTGTGGGTCGCTTTGGAACGGCTGGTGCTCGGTTCCGTCGTGAATATGCTGCTGACGATCATCGTCGCTTACCCGCTTTCCAAAGAAAGCAGCCAATTCCGATTTCGGACCGGATACGTATGGATATTCGTCTTTACGATTCTGTTCTCCGGCGGTTTGGTGCCGACGTACATTATCGTCAAAGACATGCACTTGCTCGATTCGATCTGGTCGCTCGTGCTCCCGGGAGCGGTTCCGGTGTTCAACCTCATTCTGCTCCTCAATTTCTTCCGTTCGCTTCCGAAGGAAATGACGGAGGCGGCGCATATCGACGGCGCTACGCATTGGCAGGTGCTGTGGAGCATCGTCGTGCCGCTGTCCAAGCCGGCGCTCGCGACAATCGGCCTGTTTACGATGGTCGGGCATTGGAATGAATGGTTTAACGGGCTGATCTACATGAACAGGCCCGAGCACTATCCGCTTGCCAGTTATTTGCAGACGGTTATCGTACAGCGCGACATTGCGTTAACGACGGATCCGATCATGCTCCAGCAGCTGGCCGGTTTGAACAACCGCTCCGTTAAGGCGGCGCAAATTTTCCTTGGTTCGCTGCCGATTTTCCTCGTGTATCCGTTCCTGCAGCGGTTTTTCATGTCAGGGATCGTGCTTGGCAGCGTGAAAGAGTAA